The Rattus rattus isolate New Zealand chromosome 1, Rrattus_CSIRO_v1, whole genome shotgun sequence genome includes a region encoding these proteins:
- the Lalba gene encoding alpha-lactalbumin, with protein sequence MLRFVPLFLACISLPGFQATEFTKCEVSHAIEDMDGYQGISLLEWTCVLFHTSGYDSQAIVKNNGSTEYGLFQISNRNWCKSSEFPESENICDISCDKFLDDELADDIVCAKKIVAIKGIDYWKAYKPMCSEKLEQWRCEKPGAPALVVPALNSETPVP encoded by the exons ATGCTGCGTTTTGTTCCTCTGTTCCTGGCGTGTATTTCGCTGCCTGGCTTTCAAGCCACAGAGTTTACAAAATGTGAGGTGTCCCACGCCATTGAAGACATGGATGGCTATCAAGGCATCAGCTTGCTTGAAT GGACCTGTGTTTTATTCCACACCAGTGGCTATGACTCACAAGCTATCgtcaagaacaatggcagcacaGAGTACGGACTCTTCCAGATCAGTAACAGAAATTGGTGCAAGAGTAGCGAGTTCCCCGAGTCAGAGAACATCTGTGACATTTCCTGTGACA AGTTCCTGGATGATGAGCTTGCGGATGACATAGTATGTGCCAAGAAGATCGTGGCTATCAAAGGGATCGACTACTG GAAGGCTTACAAGCCCATGTGCTCTGAGAAGCTGGAACAGTGGCGCTGTGAGAAGCCGGGAGCTCCTGCCCTTGTTGTCCCTGCCCTGAATTCAGAAACGCCTGTTCCCTAA